Proteins from a genomic interval of Desulfovibrio piger:
- the nth gene encoding endonuclease III: MSAKKSLPRAALARAEKVLAALQARYPRPATHLEADNAWELLVATVLAAQCTDARVNTVTPELFRRWPGPAELALATQEELESVIRSTGFYHSKARNLLGAAQRVVSVYGGEVPPRLDELITLPGVARKTANVVLFGAFGINEGLAVDTHVKRISYRLGLTAHTDPVDIEQDLMRLFPRAEWGDVNHRMVWFGRDVCHARSPRCAECEMADFCPRREPPKGK, translated from the coding sequence ATGAGCGCAAAAAAATCCCTGCCGCGCGCTGCCCTGGCCCGCGCTGAAAAAGTCTTGGCGGCCCTTCAGGCCCGCTATCCCCGTCCCGCGACCCATCTTGAAGCCGACAACGCCTGGGAACTGCTGGTGGCCACGGTGCTGGCCGCCCAGTGTACCGACGCCCGCGTCAACACCGTGACCCCGGAGCTGTTCCGGCGCTGGCCCGGCCCGGCCGAGCTGGCCCTGGCCACGCAGGAAGAGCTGGAAAGCGTCATCCGTTCCACGGGCTTCTATCACAGCAAGGCCCGCAACCTGCTGGGCGCGGCGCAGCGCGTGGTCTCCGTCTATGGCGGCGAGGTGCCGCCCCGTCTGGACGAGCTCATCACCCTGCCCGGCGTGGCCCGCAAGACGGCCAATGTGGTGCTGTTCGGCGCCTTCGGCATCAACGAGGGCCTGGCTGTGGATACCCACGTCAAGCGCATCAGCTATCGTCTGGGCCTCACCGCCCACACCGATCCCGTGGACATCGAACAGGATCTGATGCGCCTCTTCCCCCGTGCCGAATGGGGCGACGTCAATCACCGCATGGTCTGGTTCGGCCGCGATGTCTGCCACGCCCGCAGCCCCCGCTGCGCGGAATGCGAGATGGCCGACTTCTGCCCCCGCCGCGAACCGCCCAAGGGAAAATAG
- the cutA gene encoding divalent-cation tolerance protein CutA, which produces MSLLACVTVPDGATARTLAHLVVERRLAAGVNILPGALSIYRWEGKVSESRECLLLAQVSRAAWEDFRAAVEAAHPYEVPCIVGMPLEKGNAPFLDWIAQNSLPAGQLNE; this is translated from the coding sequence ATGAGCCTGCTTGCCTGTGTCACTGTGCCCGACGGAGCGACTGCCCGAACCCTGGCCCATCTGGTGGTGGAACGACGGCTGGCCGCCGGGGTGAACATCCTGCCCGGAGCCCTTTCCATCTATCGCTGGGAAGGCAAGGTCAGCGAAAGCCGCGAATGCCTGCTGCTGGCCCAGGTCAGCCGGGCAGCGTGGGAAGATTTTCGTGCCGCCGTGGAGGCGGCCCATCCCTATGAAGTGCCCTGTATCGTGGGCATGCCGCTGGAGAAGGGCAACGCGCCCTTCCTGGACTGGATCGCCCAAAACAGCCTGCCCGCAGGGCAGCTCAACGAATAA
- a CDS encoding carbohydrate kinase family protein → MAIYVSGSLAFDRIMTFGGNLQDHVLMDKLHMLSVSFMVDSMDERRGGCAGNIAYTLALLGEKSIVVSAAGRDFTGYAAAWEKLGLSLEGIRRDSDVFTALCYITTDQNNNQITGFYPGAMSQPATYTFPDLDPAKDWAIVSPGSEDDMRRLPGFFREKGVRYIFDPGQQLPVLSGDDLCDAIRGSYACVTNDYELGMVCKKTGKSEEELVAMTGWLVTTLGGDGQRIRNARGVDVHVPAIPCDGVKDPTGAGDSHRAGLLKGLVCGLEMPEAAKLGAVSACYAIEQLGTQEHHFSKDEFRKRYEASFGPLPITL, encoded by the coding sequence ATGGCCATTTATGTTTCCGGTTCCCTGGCTTTTGACCGCATCATGACCTTTGGCGGCAACCTGCAGGACCATGTGCTCATGGACAAGCTGCACATGCTGAGCGTCAGCTTCATGGTGGACAGCATGGACGAACGCCGCGGCGGCTGCGCGGGCAACATCGCCTACACGCTGGCCCTGCTGGGCGAAAAATCCATCGTCGTCTCCGCCGCCGGCCGTGACTTCACCGGTTACGCGGCGGCCTGGGAAAAGCTGGGCCTGTCGCTGGAAGGCATCCGGCGCGATTCCGACGTGTTCACGGCCCTGTGCTACATCACCACGGACCAGAACAACAACCAGATCACGGGCTTCTACCCCGGCGCCATGAGCCAGCCCGCCACCTACACCTTCCCCGACCTCGATCCCGCCAAGGACTGGGCCATCGTCTCCCCCGGCAGCGAGGACGACATGCGCCGCCTGCCCGGCTTCTTCCGTGAAAAGGGCGTGCGCTACATCTTCGACCCCGGCCAGCAGCTGCCCGTGCTTTCGGGCGACGACCTCTGCGACGCCATCCGCGGTTCCTATGCCTGCGTGACCAACGATTACGAGCTGGGCATGGTCTGCAAGAAGACGGGCAAGAGCGAGGAAGAACTGGTGGCCATGACCGGCTGGCTGGTGACCACGCTGGGCGGCGACGGCCAGCGCATCCGCAATGCCCGGGGCGTGGACGTGCATGTGCCCGCCATCCCCTGCGACGGCGTCAAGGATCCCACCGGCGCGGGCGACTCCCACCGCGCGGGCCTGCTCAAGGGCCTGGTCTGCGGCCTGGAGATGCCCGAAGCCGCCAAGCTGGGCGCGGTGAGCGCCTGCTACGCCATCGAGCAGCTGGGCACGCAGGAACACCACTTCAGCAAGGACGAGTTCCGCAAGCGCTACGAGGCCAGCTTCGGCCCCCTGCCCATCACCCTGTAA
- a CDS encoding YbaK/EbsC family protein, producing the protein MRTEAVRAQLAAHGLGDRYREFTVSSATVALAAEALHCEAGRIAKTLSILTSTGPVLVVAMGLARLDNRKFKDLFHEKARFIPVEDVERLTGHPQGGVCPFALPEGGRVFLDESLKRYDVVYPAAGAPNNAVQLTPDELAAVTGGQWVDLCKHPEELA; encoded by the coding sequence ATGCGCACCGAAGCCGTCAGGGCCCAACTGGCCGCCCACGGTCTGGGCGACCGCTACCGCGAGTTCACCGTCTCCAGCGCCACCGTGGCGCTGGCGGCCGAAGCCCTGCACTGCGAGGCGGGCCGTATCGCCAAGACGCTGTCCATCCTCACCTCCACCGGTCCCGTGCTGGTGGTGGCCATGGGACTGGCCCGTCTGGACAACCGCAAGTTCAAGGATCTGTTCCACGAAAAGGCCCGCTTCATCCCCGTGGAGGACGTGGAGCGCCTCACCGGCCATCCCCAGGGCGGGGTCTGCCCCTTTGCCCTGCCGGAAGGGGGACGCGTGTTCCTGGACGAGAGCCTCAAGCGCTATGACGTGGTCTACCCTGCCGCCGGTGCGCCCAACAACGCCGTGCAGCTGACCCCGGACGAGCTGGCCGCCGTCACCGGCGGGCAATGGGTCGACCTTTGCAAGCACCCTGAAGAGCTGGCCTGA
- a CDS encoding 3-phosphoshikimate 1-carboxyvinyltransferase, with protein sequence MNEHHEFRPAQRPDKRSDRPEGRFEARTDGKPERPRRSLRETVCDIDRDILRMLMRRHNLIKRMYNAKGFLEPAEEKSIRESWEAAVSRVSRDPRLSGRFFTLMQEVEFLPRPGEDGEAQRPAFNLAPADMPVRLSMPAPRSCRLTRAWATLAACTGQAVRIAPALMNDPVVDCVKLLNQLGAHANRDDGAVHVAAGTPLGTPDKVLHVGDSSWNFYLALGHYLGRPSRTKFTGGAALKLADLSATRRFLPLMGARLVHVVPKSDGFPVRIECSGVLPGKVVFPADAPVELAEGIMLAAPSYERAITLDLSAMPERALAFARILPVLNAAGADVRREGDVLHFQPCALSIPSEPTLPVEPELAVFLMGLAPALGGEVRLEGQWPTWPGTEAGLDLLRQTGAKVECSATEILARSLKPLAELPAAFALPEGLPASWRPLAVALSTMTALRGGRAVLPAGLEAEENVVESYLHAAGLALDAEGCLVAWKPGDDMEEAEEQDEEGRPVRKPRPALQARGWNAPDAPWAVALALAACARGKQEGFKLGNPGVLTELYPPFWVLYNNLPEPHMTRENKEVPAEPVKSRRRVITSAVAVPPPLEDEDY encoded by the coding sequence ATGAACGAGCACCACGAATTCCGACCTGCCCAGAGGCCGGACAAACGCAGCGACCGCCCCGAAGGACGTTTCGAGGCCAGAACCGACGGCAAGCCCGAGCGTCCGCGCCGCAGCCTGCGCGAGACCGTCTGTGACATCGACCGCGATATCCTGCGCATGCTCATGCGCCGCCACAATCTCATCAAGCGCATGTACAATGCCAAGGGTTTCCTGGAGCCCGCGGAAGAAAAGAGCATCCGCGAGTCCTGGGAAGCCGCCGTTTCCCGCGTCAGCCGCGACCCGCGCCTGAGCGGCCGTTTCTTCACCCTGATGCAGGAAGTGGAATTCCTGCCCCGTCCCGGTGAAGACGGCGAAGCCCAGCGCCCCGCCTTCAATCTTGCCCCCGCCGACATGCCCGTGCGCCTGTCCATGCCCGCCCCGCGCTCCTGTCGCCTGACCCGGGCCTGGGCCACGCTGGCCGCCTGCACCGGCCAGGCCGTGCGCATTGCCCCCGCCCTGATGAACGATCCCGTCGTGGATTGCGTCAAGCTGCTCAACCAGCTGGGCGCCCATGCCAACCGTGACGACGGCGCCGTGCATGTGGCCGCCGGCACGCCCCTGGGCACCCCGGACAAGGTGCTGCATGTGGGCGACAGCTCCTGGAACTTCTATCTGGCCCTGGGCCATTACCTGGGCCGTCCTTCGCGTACCAAGTTCACCGGCGGCGCGGCCCTCAAGCTGGCCGACCTCAGCGCCACCCGCCGCTTCCTGCCCCTCATGGGCGCGCGTCTGGTGCATGTGGTGCCCAAGTCCGACGGCTTCCCGGTGCGTATCGAATGCTCCGGCGTGCTGCCCGGCAAGGTGGTCTTCCCCGCCGATGCCCCGGTGGAACTGGCCGAAGGCATCATGCTGGCCGCGCCTTCCTATGAGCGCGCCATCACCCTGGACCTTTCCGCCATGCCCGAGCGTGCGCTGGCCTTTGCCCGCATCCTGCCCGTGCTGAACGCTGCCGGTGCCGACGTGCGCCGCGAAGGCGACGTGCTCCACTTCCAGCCCTGCGCCCTGAGCATCCCCTCCGAGCCCACCCTGCCCGTGGAACCGGAACTGGCCGTGTTCCTGATGGGCCTCGCCCCGGCTCTGGGCGGTGAAGTGCGCCTGGAAGGCCAGTGGCCCACCTGGCCCGGCACCGAAGCCGGTCTGGACCTGCTGCGCCAGACCGGTGCCAAGGTCGAATGCTCGGCCACCGAGATCCTGGCCCGCAGCCTGAAGCCGCTGGCCGAACTGCCCGCCGCCTTTGCCCTGCCCGAAGGCCTGCCCGCCTCCTGGCGTCCGCTGGCCGTGGCCCTGAGCACCATGACGGCCCTGCGCGGCGGTCGTGCCGTGCTGCCTGCCGGTCTGGAAGCCGAAGAGAACGTTGTGGAAAGCTACCTGCACGCTGCCGGTCTGGCTCTGGATGCCGAAGGCTGCCTGGTGGCCTGGAAGCCCGGTGACGACATGGAAGAAGCCGAAGAACAGGACGAGGAAGGCCGCCCCGTGCGCAAGCCCCGTCCCGCCCTGCAGGCCCGCGGCTGGAACGCCCCCGACGCTCCCTGGGCCGTGGCCCTGGCCCTGGCGGCCTGTGCCCGCGGCAAGCAGGAAGGCTTCAAGCTGGGCAACCCCGGCGTGCTGACCGAGCTCTATCCGCCTTTCTGGGTGCTGTACAACAACCTGCCCGAACCGCACATGACGCGTGAGAACAAGGAAGTGCCCGCCGAGCCGGTGAAGAGCCGCCGCCGCGTCATCACCAGCGCCGTGGCCGTGCCGCCTCCGCTGGAAGACGAAGATTACTAG
- the aprB gene encoding adenylyl-sulfate reductase subunit beta: MPTFVDPSKCDGCKGGEKTACMYICPNDLMILDPQEMKAYNQEPDACWECYSCVKICPQGAITARPYADFAPMGGTCIPMRSADSIMWTVQFRNGSVKRFKFPIRTTPEGSIKPFEGKPEGANLDDELLFTEEKLATPIEVLGKKFEVTEADKVFTAMEQGR, encoded by the coding sequence ATGCCTACGTTTGTCGATCCGTCCAAATGCGACGGCTGCAAGGGTGGCGAAAAGACGGCCTGCATGTACATCTGCCCGAACGACCTGATGATCCTCGATCCTCAGGAAATGAAGGCGTACAACCAGGAACCCGACGCCTGCTGGGAATGCTATTCCTGCGTGAAGATCTGCCCCCAGGGCGCCATCACCGCTCGTCCCTACGCCGACTTTGCTCCCATGGGCGGCACCTGTATCCCCATGCGCTCTGCCGACTCCATCATGTGGACCGTGCAGTTCCGCAACGGCAGCGTGAAACGTTTCAAGTTCCCCATCCGTACCACTCCTGAAGGCTCCATCAAGCCCTTCGAAGGCAAACCGGAAGGCGCCAACCTCGACGACGAACTGCTGTTCACCGAAGAAAAGCTGGCCACCCCCATCGAAGTCCTGGGCAAGAAGTTCGAAGTGACTGAAGCCGACAAGGTCTTCACCGCCATGGAACAGGGCCGCTAG
- the aprA gene encoding adenylyl-sulfate reductase subunit alpha, with translation MPMIPVKEAMKGVAIAEPEVKEHDVDLLIVGGGMGACGTAFEAVRWGDKHGLKMMLCDKAALERSGAVAQGLSAINTYLGKNTADDYVRMVRTDLMGLVREDLIFDVGRHVDDSVHLFEEWGLPCWIKDENGHNMNGAAAKAAGKSLRNGDDPVRSGRWQIMINGESYKCIVAEAAKNALGEDRIMERIFIVKLLLDKNTPNRVAGAVGFNLRANEVHIFKANAIMVAAGGAVNVYRPRSTGEGMGRAWYPVWNAGSTYTMCAQVGAEMTMMENRFVPARFKDGYGPVGAWFLLFKAKATNCKGEDYCATNRAMLKPYEDRGYAKGNVIPTCLRNHMMLREMREGRGPIYMDTKTALLTTFATLTEEQQKDLESEAWEDFLDMCVGQANLWAATNTAPEERGSEIMPTEPYLLGSHSGCCGIWVSGPDEAWVPEDYKVRAANGKVYNRMTTVEGLFTCADGVGASGHKFSSGSHAEGRIAGKQMVRWCLDHKDFKPEFKETAEELKQLIYRPYYNYLAGKDASTDPVVNPNYITPKNFMMRLVKCTDEYGGGVGTYYTTSKALLDTGFYLLGMMEEDSAKLAARDLHELLRCWENYHRLWTVRLHMQHIAFREESRYPGFYYRADFLGIDDSKWKCFVNSKYDPATGETKIFKKPYYQIIPD, from the coding sequence ATGCCTATGATTCCCGTCAAGGAAGCGATGAAAGGCGTTGCCATTGCTGAACCTGAAGTGAAGGAACATGACGTCGACCTGCTGATCGTGGGCGGCGGTATGGGTGCCTGCGGTACGGCTTTCGAAGCCGTGCGCTGGGGCGACAAACACGGTCTGAAAATGATGCTGTGCGACAAGGCCGCCCTCGAGCGCTCCGGCGCCGTGGCCCAGGGCCTGTCCGCCATCAACACCTACCTCGGCAAAAACACCGCCGACGATTACGTCCGCATGGTCCGCACCGACCTTATGGGTCTGGTCCGCGAAGACCTGATCTTCGACGTGGGCCGCCACGTTGACGACTCCGTGCATCTGTTCGAAGAGTGGGGCCTGCCCTGCTGGATCAAGGACGAAAACGGCCACAACATGAACGGCGCCGCCGCCAAGGCCGCCGGCAAGAGCCTGCGCAACGGCGACGATCCCGTCCGCTCCGGCCGCTGGCAGATCATGATCAACGGCGAATCCTACAAGTGCATCGTGGCCGAAGCCGCCAAGAATGCCCTGGGTGAAGACCGTATCATGGAGCGTATCTTCATCGTGAAGCTGCTGCTCGACAAGAACACCCCCAACCGCGTCGCCGGTGCCGTGGGCTTCAACCTGCGCGCCAACGAAGTGCACATCTTCAAAGCCAACGCCATCATGGTGGCCGCCGGCGGTGCCGTTAACGTGTACCGTCCCCGTTCCACCGGTGAAGGCATGGGCCGCGCCTGGTACCCCGTGTGGAACGCCGGTTCCACCTACACCATGTGCGCTCAGGTCGGCGCCGAAATGACCATGATGGAAAACCGCTTCGTGCCCGCCCGCTTCAAGGACGGTTACGGCCCTGTGGGCGCCTGGTTCCTGCTGTTCAAGGCCAAAGCCACCAACTGCAAGGGCGAAGACTACTGCGCCACCAACCGCGCCATGCTGAAGCCTTACGAAGATCGCGGCTACGCCAAGGGCAACGTGATCCCCACCTGCCTGCGTAACCACATGATGCTTCGTGAAATGCGCGAAGGCCGCGGCCCCATCTACATGGACACCAAGACCGCCCTGCTGACCACCTTCGCCACCCTGACCGAAGAACAGCAGAAAGACCTCGAGTCCGAAGCCTGGGAAGACTTCCTGGATATGTGCGTTGGTCAGGCCAACCTGTGGGCCGCCACCAACACCGCTCCTGAAGAACGCGGTTCCGAAATCATGCCCACCGAACCTTACCTGCTCGGCTCCCACTCCGGCTGCTGCGGCATCTGGGTTTCCGGTCCCGACGAAGCTTGGGTGCCCGAAGACTACAAGGTTCGCGCTGCCAACGGCAAGGTCTACAACCGCATGACCACCGTGGAAGGCCTGTTCACCTGCGCCGACGGCGTGGGCGCTTCCGGCCACAAGTTCTCCTCCGGTTCCCACGCTGAAGGCCGTATCGCCGGCAAGCAGATGGTGCGCTGGTGCCTGGACCACAAGGACTTCAAGCCTGAGTTCAAGGAAACCGCCGAAGAACTGAAGCAGCTGATCTACCGTCCTTACTACAACTACCTGGCCGGCAAGGACGCCTCCACCGACCCCGTGGTGAACCCCAACTACATCACGCCCAAGAACTTCATGATGCGCCTCGTGAAGTGCACCGACGAATACGGCGGCGGCGTGGGTACCTACTACACCACCTCCAAGGCTCTGCTGGACACCGGCTTCTATCTGCTGGGCATGATGGAAGAAGACTCCGCCAAGCTGGCCGCCCGCGACCTGCACGAACTGCTGCGTTGCTGGGAAAACTACCATCGCCTGTGGACCGTGCGCCTGCACATGCAGCACATCGCCTTCCGTGAAGAGTCCCGTTACCCCGGCTTCTACTACCGCGCCGACTTCCTGGGTATCGACGACAGCAAGTGGAAGTGCTTCGTGAACTCCAAGTACGATCCCGCCACCGGCGAAACCAAGATCTTCAAGAAGCCCTACTACCAGATCATCCCTGACTAG